A window from Vigna angularis cultivar LongXiaoDou No.4 chromosome 7, ASM1680809v1, whole genome shotgun sequence encodes these proteins:
- the LOC108338081 gene encoding senescence-associated protein AAF, chlorolplastic, with product MALAANKVSSSPIVTKRTALCKSHEKHYFSPSTRINRIQFSKHRVELRHLNHRCLHTQRSTIFSDWFWFINGKPVGLISKKSSISCKSTGANNTEEKECIRTYDDITDLTRAHTKGDKNDHTLVVHGLADACRFVCNDAKFLSRGIMRLDARARQDVAFLGTEFLKLDARAREDTEKIDRNVKEKASWLSRIATLLKDKAQSRLKNAADEHWSDGALEADLRLADFRAKQRAMEDAFMALELIKNIHDRMVSKMYNFPLRRDKGSLSENSVRGRIMLEKNGKTTNSFPGDVTTERIAALQEAYWSMASALSEADGIDYTDPEELELLIRTLIDLDAMDGKQSVSLLVECSSSPDVSTRRALANALAAAPSMWTLGNAGMGALQRLAEDSNPAIAVAASKAIYELKKQWEIDEGDSWRFMMDENTTMEEKGSRESDNKEDNK from the exons ATGGCACTTGCTGCAAACAAAGTTTCAAGCAGTCCTATTGTGACTAAAAGAACAGCTCTCTGTAAATCAcatgaaaaacattatttttcccCATCAACAAGGATCAATAGAATACAGTTTTCAAAGCATAGAGTGGAACTTAGACATCTGAATCATAGATGTCTCCACACACAGAGATCAACCATATTCAGTGACTGGTTTTGGTTCATTAATGGAAAACCAGTTGGTTTAATCTCCAAGAAATCTTCTATCTCATGTAAATCAACAGGAGCAAATAATACTGAAGAGAAAGAATGTATTAGAACATATGATGACATTACTGATTTAACTAG GGCACATACCAAAGGCGACAAAAATGATCACACTCTTGTTGTTCATGGCTTGGCTGATGCATGTAGATTTGTTTGTAACGATGCAAAGTTTCTCTCACG AGGCATAATGAGGCTTGATGCTCGTGCACGCCAAGATGTTGCTTTTCTTGGAACCGAATTTCTCAAACTGGATG CTCGTGCTAGAGAGGATACTGAAAAAATTGACCGTAATGTGAAGGAAAAAGCTAGTTGGCTTAGTCGTATTGCTACT TTGTTGAAGGATAAAGCTCAGTCCAGATTGAAAAATGCTGCTGATGAGCATTGGAGCGATGGGGCTTTAGAG GCTGATTTACGTCTCGCTGACTTCCGTGCTAAGCAGCGCGCAATGGAAGATGCCTTTATGGCCTTGGAG CTTATAAAAAACATCCATGACAGGATGGTGAGCAAGATGTATAACTT TCCACTTCGCAGAGATAAAGGCTCACTTTCGGAAAACAGTGTAAGAGGTCGAATAATGCTTGAAAAGAATGGTAAAACCACAAATTCCTTTCCAGGGGATGTGACCACAGAAAGGATTGCTGCTCTTCAG GAAGCATACTGGAGTATGGCATCAGCACTTTCTGAAGCAGATGGAATAGATTACACTGATCCTGAAGAG CTTGAGTTGTTGATCAGAACGCTTATAGATCTGGATGCAATGGACGGTAAACAAAGTGTATCTTTGTTGGTAGAGTGCTCTAGTTCCCCTGATGTCAGCACTAG GCGTGCTTTAGCCAATGCACTGGCAGCCGCACCATCCATGTGGACTCTTGGAAATGCAGGGATGGGGGCCCTACAG AGACTGGCAGAAGATAGCAACCCAGCCATTGCTGTTGCAGCATCCAAAGCTATCTATGAACTGAAAAAACAATGGGAAATAGATGAAGGTGATAGCTGGAGGTTTATGATGGATGAAAACACCACcatggaagaaaaaggaagcagAGAATCTGATAATAAAGAAGAtaacaaatga